From a region of the Deinobacterium chartae genome:
- a CDS encoding hemolysin family protein — protein sequence MITLTALLVVMAMIALNALYVAAEFAAVSSRRTRVSEMVREGVSGARALLPILEEPIKLDNYIAACQVGITVSTLVVGAYGQSQLTPVLAPLLSQWGLPTALATTVSVLVILIALTALQMVLGELLPKTVALRYPERLALLTLPPMQVSLFLFRPLIALFNGSAFGILRRVGLEAHSEHGHVHTPTELEVLFTESARGGLIDAGERELLRGVLHLEDRSVREVMVPRVRMVAVNVASAPAAVLRDVTLTPHTRFPVFEETVDRVIGMLHVKDLFHFAHAQPEGDLREIMRPILILPDVLTVQDAWEQLRAQRQHLAVLTDEYGGTSGMLTREDILEEVFGEMQDEFDREEDPIREVGERLIVRGDVAVSTLNERYDLALPDEDAYTISGLVWAELERPPREGDLIELERTELRVDRMHGREVARVSLQRREDRQEPL from the coding sequence ATGATCACGCTGACCGCCCTGCTGGTGGTTATGGCCATGATCGCGCTCAATGCCCTGTACGTGGCCGCCGAGTTCGCCGCCGTCAGCTCAAGACGTACCCGCGTCAGCGAAATGGTGCGTGAGGGCGTTTCCGGCGCGCGTGCCCTGCTACCGATCCTCGAGGAGCCGATCAAGCTCGACAACTACATCGCAGCCTGCCAGGTCGGCATCACCGTCTCCACACTGGTAGTCGGTGCCTACGGTCAGTCCCAGCTCACCCCGGTCCTGGCTCCGCTGCTTTCCCAGTGGGGCCTGCCGACAGCGCTCGCCACCACCGTGTCGGTCCTGGTGATCCTGATCGCCCTGACCGCCCTGCAGATGGTGCTGGGCGAACTGCTGCCCAAGACGGTGGCCCTGCGCTACCCCGAACGCCTCGCCCTGCTGACCCTGCCGCCCATGCAGGTCTCGCTGTTCCTGTTCCGCCCCTTGATCGCACTGTTCAACGGCAGCGCTTTCGGCATCCTGCGCCGCGTCGGCCTCGAGGCGCACTCGGAACACGGCCACGTGCACACGCCCACCGAACTCGAGGTCCTCTTTACCGAGAGCGCCAGGGGGGGCCTGATCGACGCCGGTGAGCGCGAACTGCTGCGCGGCGTGCTGCACCTTGAGGACCGCTCGGTGCGCGAGGTGATGGTGCCGCGCGTGCGCATGGTCGCGGTGAACGTGGCCAGCGCGCCCGCCGCGGTGCTGCGCGACGTGACCCTCACGCCGCACACCCGCTTCCCGGTGTTCGAAGAGACGGTGGACCGCGTCATCGGGATGCTGCACGTCAAGGACCTGTTTCACTTCGCCCACGCCCAGCCCGAGGGGGACCTGCGCGAGATCATGCGCCCGATCCTGATCCTGCCCGACGTACTGACCGTACAAGATGCCTGGGAGCAGTTGCGCGCCCAGCGCCAGCACCTGGCGGTCCTGACCGACGAGTACGGGGGCACCAGCGGCATGCTGACCCGCGAGGACATCCTCGAGGAGGTTTTCGGCGAGATGCAAGACGAGTTTGACCGCGAGGAGGACCCGATCCGCGAGGTGGGCGAGCGTCTGATCGTGCGCGGCGATGTGGCGGTCAGCACCTTAAACGAGCGCTACGACCTCGCCTTGCCCGACGAGGACGCCTACACCATCAGCGGCCTGGTCTGGGCCGAACTCGAACGCCCGCCGCGCGAAGGGGACCTGATCGAACTCGAACGGACCGAACTGCGGGTGGACCGCATGCACGGCCGCGAGGTCGCGCGGGTTTCGCTGCAGCGTCGCGAAGACCGGCAGGAGCCGCTGTGA
- the groL gene encoding chaperonin GroEL (60 kDa chaperone family; promotes refolding of misfolded polypeptides especially under stressful conditions; forms two stacked rings of heptamers to form a barrel-shaped 14mer; ends can be capped by GroES; misfolded proteins enter the barrel where they are refolded when GroES binds) — MAKQLIFDENARRAMERGVNAVANAVKVTLGPRGRNVVIEKKFGSPTITKDGVTVAKEVELEDKLENIGAQLLKEIASKTNDITGDGTTTATVLGQAIVKEGLRNVAAGANPLALKRGIDKAVAAAVEQIRSFAVPVEDSDAIRKVAGISANDDAVGQEIATAMDKVGKEGVITIEESKGFDTQVDVVEGMQFDKGFINPYFVTNTDKMEAQLEDAYILIYEKKISALKDLLPVLEKVAQTGRPLLIIAEDVEGEALATLVVNKLRGTLNIAAVKAPGFGDRRKEMLRDIAAVTGGQVVTEDLGYKLENTTLDMLGRAKRIRITKDETTIIDGAGSQAEIDARVGAIRAELETTDSDYAREKLQERLAKLAGGVAVIRVGAATETELKEKKHRYEDALSTARSAVEEGIVAGGGTTLLRLIPKLRELATNLEGDEATGARILIRALEEPARQIAANAGFEGSVVVNAVINSTSPHYGFNAAEGEFVEDMIAAGIVDPAKVTRTALQNAASIGALILTTEAIVADKPEKEKAAAAPSPDMGGMDF, encoded by the coding sequence ATGGCTAAGCAGCTGATTTTTGACGAAAACGCCCGCCGCGCGATGGAACGCGGTGTCAACGCCGTCGCCAACGCCGTCAAGGTGACCCTTGGCCCCCGTGGCCGCAACGTGGTCATCGAGAAGAAGTTCGGCAGCCCCACCATCACCAAGGACGGCGTGACCGTCGCCAAGGAAGTGGAGCTCGAGGACAAGCTCGAGAACATCGGCGCGCAGCTCCTCAAGGAGATCGCCTCCAAGACCAACGACATCACCGGTGACGGTACCACCACCGCCACCGTGCTCGGCCAGGCCATCGTCAAGGAAGGTCTGCGCAACGTCGCGGCCGGCGCGAACCCGCTGGCCCTCAAGCGCGGTATCGACAAGGCCGTTGCTGCCGCCGTCGAGCAGATCCGCAGCTTCGCCGTCCCGGTCGAGGACTCGGATGCCATCCGCAAGGTCGCGGGCATCTCGGCCAACGACGACGCGGTCGGCCAGGAAATCGCCACCGCGATGGACAAGGTCGGTAAAGAGGGCGTCATCACCATCGAAGAGAGCAAGGGCTTCGATACCCAGGTGGACGTCGTCGAGGGCATGCAGTTCGACAAGGGCTTCATCAACCCCTACTTCGTCACCAACACCGACAAGATGGAGGCCCAGCTCGAGGACGCCTACATCCTGATCTACGAGAAGAAGATCAGCGCCCTCAAGGACCTGCTGCCCGTCCTCGAGAAGGTCGCCCAGACCGGCCGTCCGCTGCTGATCATCGCCGAGGACGTCGAGGGCGAGGCCCTGGCGACCCTGGTCGTCAACAAGCTGCGCGGCACCCTGAACATCGCCGCCGTCAAGGCCCCCGGCTTCGGCGACCGCCGCAAGGAGATGCTGCGTGACATCGCTGCCGTCACCGGCGGTCAGGTCGTCACCGAGGACCTCGGCTACAAGCTCGAGAACACCACCCTGGACATGCTGGGCCGCGCCAAGCGCATCCGCATCACCAAGGACGAGACCACCATCATCGACGGTGCGGGCAGCCAGGCCGAGATCGACGCCCGCGTGGGTGCGATCCGCGCCGAGCTCGAGACCACCGACAGCGACTACGCCCGTGAGAAGCTGCAGGAGCGCCTCGCCAAGCTGGCCGGCGGTGTTGCGGTGATTCGCGTCGGTGCGGCCACCGAGACCGAGCTCAAGGAGAAGAAGCACCGCTACGAGGACGCCCTCAGCACCGCGCGCAGCGCCGTGGAAGAAGGCATCGTCGCGGGCGGCGGTACCACCCTGCTGCGCCTGATCCCCAAGCTGCGCGAACTGGCCACCAACCTCGAGGGTGACGAGGCCACCGGTGCCCGCATCCTGATCCGCGCCCTCGAGGAGCCCGCCCGTCAGATCGCCGCCAACGCCGGCTTCGAGGGCAGCGTCGTGGTCAACGCGGTCATCAACAGCACCTCGCCGCACTACGGCTTCAACGCCGCCGAGGGCGAGTTCGTCGAGGACATGATCGCCGCTGGCATCGTGGACCCCGCCAAGGTGACCCGTACCGCCCTGCAGAACGCCGCCAGCATCGGCGCGCTGATCCTCACCACCGAGGCCATCGTGGCCGACAAGCCCGAGAAGGAGAAGGCCGCTGCCGCGCCTTCCCCCGACATGGGCGGCATGGACTTCTAA
- a CDS encoding class I SAM-dependent methyltransferase, producing the protein MPEDRSAPRPVPGDRLKLRATFDTVAEAYDVYRPDYPPEAVDAVFAFGHLRPGDRALEVGCGPGKATLPFARRGLRFTCVELGEKLIERARRHLAGLEVRFVHGSFERFEPEAGAYTLGLAASSFHWLDPQDAYGRFARALRPGGTLALMWNTWEDDAAGADFAAEAQALYRLHAPELARERRAVPRPGGMPLEERLSQIRESGFFGEAELRRFPFERVYAAADYVRLLDTYSGHNVLPAEQKAALYAALRELIEREFSGQVRRRFVTLLYLARRDAGG; encoded by the coding sequence ATGCCCGAGGACCGCTCCGCGCCGCGCCCGGTGCCCGGCGACCGCCTGAAGTTGCGCGCCACCTTCGATACGGTGGCCGAAGCGTACGACGTGTACCGCCCGGATTACCCCCCGGAAGCGGTGGACGCGGTTTTCGCGTTCGGACACCTGCGCCCGGGAGACCGGGCCCTCGAGGTGGGGTGCGGGCCGGGCAAGGCCACCTTGCCGTTCGCGCGGCGCGGGCTGCGCTTTACCTGCGTGGAACTGGGCGAGAAGCTGATCGAGCGGGCCCGCCGACACCTGGCGGGCCTCGAGGTGCGCTTCGTGCACGGCAGCTTCGAGCGTTTCGAGCCCGAGGCGGGGGCGTACACGCTGGGTCTGGCGGCCAGTTCGTTTCACTGGCTCGACCCGCAAGACGCCTACGGGCGTTTCGCGCGGGCGTTGCGGCCGGGGGGGACGCTGGCGCTGATGTGGAACACCTGGGAAGACGATGCTGCCGGGGCGGATTTCGCGGCCGAGGCGCAGGCGCTATACCGCCTGCACGCGCCCGAACTCGCCCGCGAGCGCCGCGCGGTGCCGCGCCCGGGCGGGATGCCCCTCGAGGAGCGCCTGAGCCAGATCCGCGAGAGCGGGTTTTTCGGCGAGGCCGAGCTGCGCCGCTTTCCCTTCGAGCGGGTGTACGCGGCGGCGGACTACGTGCGCCTGCTCGACACCTACTCGGGGCACAACGTGCTTCCGGCAGAGCAGAAAGCGGCGCTGTACGCTGCGTTGCGCGAGCTGATCGAGCGCGAGTTCTCGGGCCAGGTGCGGCGCCGTTTCGTAACGCTGCTGTACCTGGCCCGGCGGGATGCGGGAGGGTAG
- the groES gene encoding co-chaperone GroES — protein MLKPLGDRVVIEPVKEATTTKGGIVLPDSAQGKPVRGKVVAVGNGKLLDNGTRVPVDLKEGDIIIFAQYGGTNVEYDGTEYTILNERDVLAVVE, from the coding sequence ATGCTGAAGCCCTTAGGAGATCGCGTCGTCATCGAGCCGGTGAAGGAAGCCACCACCACCAAGGGCGGCATCGTCCTGCCCGACAGCGCCCAGGGCAAGCCTGTGCGTGGCAAGGTCGTGGCCGTCGGTAACGGCAAGCTGCTGGACAACGGCACCCGCGTGCCCGTGGACCTCAAGGAAGGTGACATCATCATCTTCGCCCAGTACGGCGGCACCAATGTCGAGTACGACGGCACCGAGTACACCATCCTCAACGAGCGCGACGTCCTCGCGGTTGTCGAATAA
- a CDS encoding GGDEF domain-containing protein, producing the protein MGEPLIQGLHLPSIAVALGLTACLISAFTALLALLRPSYPGYPAWALGILLLSFGVLVGAERTPQTLVFAIAVGNTLLALGGALLVSSYRTFSQLGLRIERGFFAALPVYTLLILFFSVVQDRMDIRLLIVNVYCGAAMLALLWICLTQIIRQPRLRAGYVLSSAVFLTIPLTALPRLLLFEHAAYLDVTTATHSNLFLYLGILVLVTGGTFTVQLLHEDRRRLEMADLQAELHALARTDPLTGLHNRRGLEAHFLALLARHAGNLSLVVIDIDHFKSINDRYGHEIGDRCLQMLARALNENIRPGDFTARYGGEEFIVLLPRTSQAEAVEVAHRLRSRIADLFSNSVGLPPFTLSIGIAQHLHGESLEELFARADRAMYAAKQSGRNAVFTLGASGSPTSA; encoded by the coding sequence ATGGGAGAGCCTCTCATTCAGGGCCTGCACCTTCCAAGCATCGCGGTAGCTCTGGGCTTGACCGCCTGCCTGATCAGTGCCTTCACGGCCCTGCTGGCGCTTCTGCGTCCGTCTTACCCGGGCTATCCCGCCTGGGCGCTCGGCATCTTGCTGCTCTCGTTCGGCGTGCTGGTCGGGGCCGAACGCACACCCCAAACCCTCGTTTTCGCAATCGCCGTCGGCAACACCCTGCTGGCACTGGGCGGAGCGCTGCTGGTCAGCTCGTACCGGACGTTCAGTCAACTGGGGCTGCGCATCGAACGGGGTTTTTTCGCGGCCCTGCCCGTTTATACGCTGCTGATCCTGTTCTTTTCGGTGGTGCAAGACCGCATGGACATCCGGCTCCTGATCGTCAACGTTTACTGCGGAGCGGCGATGCTCGCGCTGCTGTGGATCTGTCTGACCCAGATCATCCGACAGCCGCGCCTGCGCGCAGGATACGTGCTGAGCAGCGCCGTCTTCCTGACCATCCCGCTCACCGCCCTGCCCCGCCTGCTGCTCTTCGAACACGCCGCTTACCTGGATGTCACCACCGCCACCCACAGCAACCTGTTTCTTTACCTGGGCATTCTGGTGCTGGTCACCGGCGGCACCTTCACCGTGCAACTGCTGCACGAGGACCGTCGTCGCCTCGAGATGGCCGACTTACAGGCCGAACTGCACGCCCTGGCCCGCACCGATCCCCTGACCGGGCTGCACAACCGCCGCGGCCTCGAGGCTCATTTCCTGGCCCTGCTCGCCCGGCACGCGGGCAACCTGAGCTTGGTGGTGATCGACATCGACCATTTCAAGAGCATCAACGACCGTTACGGGCACGAGATCGGGGACCGCTGTCTGCAGATGCTGGCCCGCGCCCTGAACGAAAATATCCGGCCCGGCGACTTTACCGCGCGTTACGGCGGCGAGGAGTTCATTGTGCTGCTGCCCCGCACCTCGCAGGCCGAGGCGGTCGAGGTCGCCCACCGCCTGCGCAGCCGCATCGCCGACCTGTTTTCAAACAGCGTCGGCCTGCCGCCTTTTACGCTTTCGATCGGCATCGCGCAGCACCTGCACGGCGAGAGCCTCGAGGAACTGTTCGCCCGCGCGGACCGCGCGATGTACGCCGCCAAGCAGAGCGGTCGCAACGCGGTGTTCACCTTGGGCGCGTCGGGGTCTCCGACCTCGGCCTGA
- a CDS encoding aldo/keto reductase, whose amino-acid sequence MNYRLLGRSGIRVSEVCLGTMTFGREADEAESVRMLERFLEAGGNFVDTANNYASGHSEEILGRWLQTQPREAWVIATKVRWPVGRGPNDEGLSRRHILQQAERSLRRLNCEYIDLYQLHGWDSATDLEETFSALETLVQRGWVRSVGVSNFSGWQLQKTLDLCVRYGWPRPVSLQPQYNLLSRQTEWELLEVCRLEGLAVLPWSPLKSGWLSGRFRRGMKAPPQGSRIESVTARGGSESWDHLNTERTWRVLDALHAVAERSGRPAAQVALRWLMQRPGVTAPVLGARSLEQLDPLLEALTWQLSPEDQAELTRASELPLPHPYDLLYMERGWRLQD is encoded by the coding sequence ATGAATTATCGACTGCTGGGCCGCAGCGGCATTCGGGTCAGCGAAGTGTGCCTGGGCACCATGACCTTTGGCCGCGAGGCAGACGAAGCCGAGAGCGTCCGCATGCTCGAACGCTTCCTCGAGGCCGGGGGTAACTTTGTTGACACGGCCAACAACTACGCGAGCGGGCACAGCGAGGAGATCCTCGGACGCTGGCTGCAAACGCAGCCGCGCGAGGCGTGGGTCATTGCCACCAAGGTGCGCTGGCCGGTGGGGCGCGGACCCAACGACGAGGGCCTCAGCCGCCGTCACATCCTGCAGCAGGCCGAGCGCAGCCTGCGCCGCCTGAACTGCGAGTACATCGACTTGTACCAGCTGCACGGCTGGGACAGCGCCACCGACCTCGAGGAGACCTTTTCGGCGCTGGAGACGCTGGTGCAGCGCGGCTGGGTGCGGTCTGTGGGGGTCAGCAACTTCTCGGGCTGGCAACTGCAGAAGACCCTGGACCTGTGCGTGCGCTACGGCTGGCCGCGACCGGTGAGCCTGCAGCCGCAGTACAACCTGCTCTCACGCCAGACCGAATGGGAGCTGCTCGAGGTCTGCCGCCTCGAGGGGCTGGCCGTGCTGCCATGGAGCCCGCTCAAGAGCGGCTGGCTGAGCGGCCGTTTCCGGCGGGGCATGAAGGCCCCGCCGCAGGGCAGCCGGATCGAGAGCGTGACCGCGCGCGGCGGCTCCGAATCGTGGGATCACCTGAACACCGAGCGCACCTGGCGCGTTCTGGACGCCCTGCACGCGGTGGCCGAGCGCAGCGGGCGGCCCGCAGCGCAAGTCGCGCTGCGCTGGCTGATGCAGCGTCCCGGCGTGACCGCACCGGTGCTGGGAGCGCGCAGCCTCGAGCAGCTTGACCCCCTGCTCGAGGCGCTGACGTGGCAGCTGAGCCCCGAGGATCAGGCCGAACTGACCCGCGCGAGCGAGCTGCCGCTGCCGCATCCGTACGACCTGTTGTACATGGAGCGCGGCTGGCGCCTCCAGGACTGA
- a CDS encoding ABC transporter ATP-binding protein, translating into MIELESYAKRYGRHTAVQPLSLTVPPGEVFALLGPNGAGKTTTIRAITGLTRPSAGTVRVSGFDVWRDPLRAKASLGYIPDRPYLYAKLSARELLRFVAGVHKVARPEPEIERWLQFFGLEDFGNALIETFSHGMKQKLTVIAALLPQPQVLVVDEPMVGLDPHAARQVRELLADYAARGHTVLLTTHSMPLAEAIAGTVAVLDRGRLLALGDVASLKARTRAGDLEQVFFRLLEDERAERERTG; encoded by the coding sequence ATGATCGAGCTCGAGAGCTACGCCAAGCGCTACGGGCGCCATACGGCGGTGCAGCCCCTCAGCCTCACGGTGCCGCCCGGTGAGGTCTTCGCGCTGCTCGGTCCCAACGGTGCGGGCAAAACCACCACCATCCGGGCCATCACCGGACTTACCCGCCCCTCGGCGGGCACGGTGCGTGTGAGCGGGTTCGACGTCTGGCGCGACCCGCTGCGCGCCAAGGCCAGTTTGGGCTACATCCCCGACCGGCCCTACCTGTACGCCAAACTCTCGGCTCGCGAACTGCTGCGCTTCGTAGCCGGCGTACACAAGGTGGCACGCCCCGAGCCCGAGATCGAACGCTGGCTGCAATTTTTTGGCCTCGAGGATTTCGGCAATGCCCTGATCGAAACCTTCTCGCACGGCATGAAGCAAAAACTTACCGTGATCGCAGCCCTGCTGCCCCAACCGCAGGTGCTGGTGGTGGACGAACCGATGGTAGGTCTCGACCCGCACGCCGCGCGGCAGGTGCGCGAACTGCTGGCCGACTACGCAGCACGCGGCCACACCGTGCTGCTCACCACGCACTCGATGCCGCTGGCCGAAGCGATCGCGGGCACCGTCGCGGTTCTCGACCGTGGCCGCCTGCTCGCCCTGGGCGATGTCGCCAGCCTCAAGGCCAGAACGCGCGCCGGGGACCTCGAGCAGGTCTTCTTCCGACTGCTCGAGGACGAACGCGCCGAACGCGAACGGACGGGGTGA
- a CDS encoding CNNM domain-containing protein, with amino-acid sequence MIEYLVPILIILLLVVLNGIFVAAEFAIVAVRAPKALEASEQGSAVARYVYRLITSPTGKDRYIAVAQLGITLASIGLGMYGEKTVASWLYGPLEEYGHLGHAAAHTVGTIISLGLITYMHVVFGEMIPKALALQFPERTAYSVTRMMQSFGGLFAPLVTVLNAAAFGLMRLLRIHDPGSGNRLYSSEELELLVRESAQSGLVEPEQQQLIERIFHFGEREAHHVMTPRTRLVALESSTPGEVVLEFLREHGHSRYPVYQGDLDHILGFVHVKDVIRAQTQRPGPLVLSDLLHIAPSVPRSMGLEDVLAVLKRERVHAAIVTDEFGGTAGMVTLQDLLEEIVGEEEVGESLFEELGDGRLRVRGDAPVELLEQALGQRFEEHNADTVAGLLLEELGRNAQSGDSVELPGVRLTAEAVEGPLPRTVLVERAQLV; translated from the coding sequence GTGATCGAGTACCTCGTTCCTATCCTGATCATTCTGCTGCTGGTGGTTCTCAACGGCATCTTCGTGGCAGCCGAGTTCGCCATCGTCGCGGTACGCGCGCCCAAGGCCCTCGAGGCCTCCGAGCAGGGCAGCGCGGTCGCCAGGTACGTCTACCGCCTGATCACCAGCCCGACCGGCAAGGACCGCTACATCGCGGTGGCTCAGCTGGGCATCACCCTGGCGAGCATCGGTCTGGGCATGTACGGCGAGAAGACCGTGGCAAGCTGGCTGTACGGCCCGCTCGAGGAGTACGGTCACCTGGGCCACGCGGCGGCCCACACCGTGGGCACGATCATCTCGCTGGGCCTGATCACCTACATGCACGTGGTCTTCGGCGAGATGATTCCCAAGGCCCTGGCCCTGCAGTTTCCCGAGCGCACGGCCTACTCGGTGACCCGGATGATGCAGAGCTTCGGCGGACTGTTTGCGCCGCTGGTCACCGTCCTGAACGCGGCCGCCTTCGGGCTGATGCGGCTGCTGCGCATTCACGACCCGGGCAGCGGCAACCGCCTGTACTCCTCCGAGGAGCTCGAACTGCTGGTGCGTGAGAGTGCCCAGAGCGGCCTGGTGGAGCCCGAACAGCAGCAGCTGATCGAGCGCATCTTTCACTTCGGTGAACGCGAAGCGCACCACGTCATGACCCCGCGCACCCGCCTGGTGGCCCTCGAGTCCTCGACCCCCGGCGAGGTGGTGCTGGAGTTCCTGCGCGAGCACGGTCACAGCCGTTATCCGGTCTATCAGGGCGACTTGGACCACATTCTGGGCTTCGTGCACGTCAAGGACGTGATCCGCGCCCAGACCCAGCGCCCGGGACCGCTGGTCCTGAGCGACCTGCTGCACATCGCGCCCAGCGTACCGCGCAGCATGGGCCTCGAGGACGTGCTGGCCGTTCTCAAGCGCGAGCGGGTGCACGCCGCGATCGTCACCGACGAGTTCGGCGGCACGGCCGGCATGGTCACGCTACAGGACCTGCTCGAGGAGATCGTGGGCGAGGAAGAGGTGGGCGAGAGCCTGTTCGAGGAGCTGGGGGACGGCCGCCTGCGGGTGCGCGGCGACGCCCCGGTGGAGCTGCTCGAGCAGGCCCTGGGGCAGCGCTTCGAGGAGCACAACGCCGACACGGTCGCTGGATTGCTACTCGAGGAACTGGGCCGCAACGCCCAGAGCGGCGACAGCGTGGAACTGCCCGGCGTGCGCCTGACCGCCGAGGCGGTCGAGGGGCCCCTGCCGCGCACCGTGCTGGTAGAGCGCGCCCAACTGGTCTGA
- a CDS encoding putative ABC transporter permease subunit, translating to MNSLPALKLRALRNAILRGRGTGHLLVVLLVALVAWGEWVGVGRALTFLGAYGDIGLSVAQRSLEAALVVLSAGVAFGTVTVAISTLYLSDDLNFLLTQPIAAWRVFALKLSETFVSAAGVAALLTLPAALGLGAHSGAPAWYYPLAAMLTLLVYALPVGLGSALAVILMRIAPAGRVREIATGLGVLLSAGLVLFVRALKPEQLLRADLTPEAFGRLLAQFAGGGDTLLPPALMARALWNAAHGELSPALLPQLLLAGAVLWGAGALAALAYREGWVRGLEGSGGQLDRRPRGASLGERAFARLGTVGHLLYKDLRLMLRDATQWSQLLVLVALVGVYLVSLRAYPLEGLLSGARFKIVVGYLQLALQAFIVAGVGIRLAFPAVSLEGHGYWLLRSAPLSSARVVIGKYLGALPPVLLMALLMAWQTASFLQLSPLIATATLMVGVSGALVITALGVGIGAAYPRFRADNPAEIAVSAGGLMYMLLSLAYSAVLTALMARPAFISLVGQADGYFGSLEGRVLLGVYTLLTVAGTLLPLGWGIRGLSRWEG from the coding sequence GTGAACAGCCTGCCCGCCCTCAAGCTGCGTGCGCTGCGTAACGCCATCTTGCGCGGCCGAGGGACGGGCCACCTGCTGGTCGTCTTGCTGGTCGCCCTGGTCGCCTGGGGCGAATGGGTGGGCGTGGGACGGGCCCTGACCTTTTTGGGTGCGTACGGCGACATCGGCCTGTCGGTCGCGCAGCGCAGCCTCGAGGCCGCGCTGGTGGTGCTGTCGGCCGGAGTGGCCTTCGGCACGGTCACGGTCGCCATCTCCACGCTCTACCTCTCGGACGACCTGAATTTCTTGCTGACCCAGCCGATCGCGGCGTGGCGGGTGTTCGCGCTCAAACTGAGCGAGACCTTCGTGTCGGCGGCGGGGGTGGCCGCCCTGCTCACGCTGCCCGCCGCCCTCGGCCTGGGAGCGCACAGCGGCGCTCCCGCGTGGTATTACCCGCTGGCCGCCATGCTCACCCTGCTGGTGTACGCCCTGCCGGTCGGACTGGGCTCGGCCCTGGCGGTCATCTTGATGCGCATTGCCCCGGCCGGACGCGTGCGCGAGATCGCCACCGGCCTCGGCGTGCTGCTCTCGGCGGGCCTGGTTCTGTTCGTGCGGGCCCTCAAACCCGAGCAACTGCTGCGCGCCGACCTCACCCCCGAGGCTTTCGGCCGGCTGCTGGCGCAGTTCGCCGGGGGTGGCGACACCCTGCTGCCCCCCGCCCTGATGGCCCGGGCCCTGTGGAACGCCGCGCACGGCGAACTCTCCCCCGCCCTGCTGCCGCAGCTGCTGCTGGCAGGTGCCGTGCTGTGGGGAGCCGGGGCGCTGGCCGCTCTGGCCTACCGTGAAGGCTGGGTGCGCGGCCTCGAGGGTTCGGGCGGACAGCTGGACCGCCGCCCGCGCGGCGCGAGCCTGGGCGAACGCGCCTTTGCCCGCCTGGGAACGGTGGGGCACCTGCTGTACAAGGACCTGCGGCTGATGCTGCGCGACGCCACGCAATGGAGCCAACTGCTGGTACTGGTCGCCCTGGTGGGCGTCTACCTGGTGTCGCTGCGCGCTTACCCCCTCGAGGGGCTGCTCTCGGGCGCGCGCTTTAAGATCGTAGTTGGCTACCTGCAACTGGCGCTGCAGGCCTTTATCGTGGCCGGGGTGGGCATCCGGCTGGCTTTTCCGGCGGTGAGCCTCGAGGGACACGGATACTGGTTGCTGCGCAGCGCCCCCCTTTCCAGCGCGCGGGTGGTGATCGGCAAGTATCTGGGCGCGCTGCCCCCGGTCTTGCTGATGGCCCTCCTGATGGCGTGGCAGACCGCCAGTTTTCTGCAGCTCTCCCCGCTGATCGCCACGGCCACACTGATGGTGGGCGTTTCCGGCGCGCTGGTGATCACCGCGCTGGGCGTGGGCATCGGTGCCGCTTATCCGCGCTTCCGGGCCGATAACCCGGCCGAGATTGCGGTCTCGGCGGGCGGGCTGATGTACATGCTGCTCAGCCTCGCTTACAGCGCCGTCCTGACCGCCCTGATGGCCCGGCCCGCCTTTATCAGCCTCGTTGGTCAGGCGGACGGTTATTTTGGCAGCCTCGAGGGTAGAGTTCTTTTAGGCGTTTATACCCTGCTCACCGTGGCCGGCACCCTGCTGCCCCTGGGTTGGGGCATCCGGGGCCTGTCGCGCTGGGAAGGATAA